A window of Longispora fulva contains these coding sequences:
- the sucC gene encoding ADP-forming succinate--CoA ligase subunit beta translates to MDLYEYQGRELFERHSLPVLSGDVATTPEEAREIAEKLGVRVVVKAQVKVGGRGKAGGIKLADDAAEAETHARAILGMDIKGHTVEKVMVTTTADIVEEYYFSYLLDRANRTFLCIASVAGGMEIEEVAHSAPEKVAKVAIDASKGVDLAKAKEIVALAQFPAEVADQIADIAVKLWAAFVAEDATLVEVNPLAKLSDGRVLLLDAKVTFDGNADFRQAGHEAYEDKDAVDPLEQAAKAKGLNYVKLDGQVGIIGNGAGLVMSTLDVVSYAGEEFGGVKPANFLDIGGGASAEVMADSLEIVMSDPAVKSIFVNVFGGITACDAVANGIVSALALLHERGEDVTKPLVVRLDGNNAEEGRRILDEANHALVQRVDTMDGAARKAAELAAAGV, encoded by the coding sequence GTGGACCTGTACGAGTACCAGGGGCGCGAGCTGTTCGAGCGGCACTCGTTGCCGGTCTTGAGCGGCGACGTAGCCACCACCCCTGAAGAAGCCCGCGAGATCGCCGAGAAGCTCGGCGTCCGGGTCGTAGTGAAAGCCCAGGTCAAGGTGGGCGGCCGAGGCAAGGCGGGCGGCATCAAGCTGGCCGACGACGCCGCGGAGGCCGAGACCCACGCCCGGGCCATCCTCGGCATGGACATCAAGGGTCACACTGTCGAGAAGGTCATGGTCACGACCACGGCCGACATCGTCGAGGAGTACTACTTCTCGTACCTGCTCGACCGGGCCAACCGCACCTTCCTCTGCATCGCCAGCGTCGCCGGCGGCATGGAGATCGAGGAGGTGGCGCACTCGGCACCGGAGAAGGTCGCCAAGGTCGCCATCGACGCGAGCAAGGGCGTCGACCTGGCGAAGGCCAAGGAGATCGTGGCCCTGGCCCAGTTCCCGGCCGAGGTCGCCGACCAGATCGCCGACATCGCCGTGAAGCTGTGGGCGGCGTTCGTCGCCGAGGACGCGACCCTGGTCGAGGTCAACCCGCTGGCGAAGCTCAGCGACGGTCGGGTCCTGCTGCTGGACGCGAAGGTCACCTTCGACGGCAACGCGGACTTCCGGCAGGCCGGGCACGAGGCGTACGAGGACAAGGACGCCGTCGACCCGCTCGAGCAGGCGGCCAAGGCCAAGGGCCTCAACTACGTCAAGCTCGACGGCCAGGTCGGCATCATCGGCAACGGCGCGGGTCTGGTCATGTCGACCCTCGACGTCGTGTCGTACGCGGGTGAGGAGTTCGGCGGCGTCAAGCCGGCCAACTTCCTCGACATCGGCGGCGGCGCCTCGGCCGAGGTCATGGCCGACTCGCTGGAGATCGTCATGTCCGACCCCGCCGTGAAGAGCATCTTCGTGAACGTGTTCGGCGGCATCACCGCGTGCGACGCGGTCGCCAACGGCATCGTCTCCGCCCTCGCGCTGCTGCACGAGCGCGGCGAGGACGTCACCAAGCCGCTCGTCGTCCGGCTGGACGGCAACAACGCCGAAGAGGGTCGCCGCATCCTCGACGAGGCGAACCACGCGCTGGTCCAGCGCGTCGACACGATGGACGGAGCGGCCCGCAAGGCCGCCGAGCTCGCGGCTGCGGGGGTCTGA
- the sucD gene encoding succinate--CoA ligase subunit alpha, which translates to MAIWLTEDSKVIVQGMTGSEGMKHTRKMLAAGTKIVGGVNPRKAGTTVDVDGVSLPVFANVAEAMGQTGADTTVIFVPPAHTKSAVLEAIDAGIGLAVVITEGVPVHDTAEFWAHAVATGNKTRIIGPNCPGIASPGASNAGIIPASISGSGRIGLVSKSGTLTYQMMYELSDIGFTTAVGIGGDPIIGTTHIDALAAFQEDPATEAIVMIGEIGGDAEERAAAYIKEHVTKPVVAYIAGFTAPEGKTMGHAGAIISGSSGTADAKKLALEAVGVKVGKTPSETARLMREVVQGL; encoded by the coding sequence ATGGCTATCTGGCTGACTGAGGACTCCAAGGTCATCGTGCAGGGCATGACCGGCTCCGAGGGTATGAAGCACACCCGGAAGATGCTGGCCGCCGGTACCAAGATCGTCGGTGGCGTGAACCCGCGCAAGGCCGGCACCACGGTCGACGTCGACGGCGTCTCGCTGCCGGTGTTCGCCAACGTGGCCGAGGCCATGGGGCAGACCGGGGCCGACACCACGGTCATCTTCGTCCCGCCGGCGCACACCAAGAGCGCCGTCCTCGAGGCGATCGACGCGGGCATCGGCCTGGCCGTCGTGATCACCGAGGGCGTTCCGGTGCACGACACCGCCGAGTTCTGGGCGCACGCGGTCGCCACGGGCAACAAGACCCGGATCATCGGGCCGAACTGCCCCGGCATCGCCTCCCCGGGCGCGTCGAACGCCGGCATCATCCCGGCGAGCATCTCCGGCTCCGGCCGGATCGGTCTGGTGTCGAAGTCGGGCACGCTGACCTACCAGATGATGTACGAGCTGTCCGACATCGGCTTCACCACGGCCGTCGGCATCGGTGGCGACCCGATCATCGGCACCACGCACATCGACGCGCTCGCCGCCTTCCAGGAGGACCCGGCGACCGAGGCGATCGTGATGATCGGCGAGATCGGTGGCGACGCCGAGGAGCGGGCCGCCGCGTACATCAAGGAGCACGTGACCAAGCCGGTCGTCGCGTACATCGCGGGCTTCACCGCCCCCGAGGGCAAGACGATGGGCCACGCCGGCGCGATCATCTCCGGCTCGTCCGGGACCGCCGACGCGAAGAAGCTGGCCCTGGAGGCCGTGGGCGTGAAGGTCGGCAAGACGCCGTCCGAGACCGCCCGGCTGATGCGCGAGGTTGTGCAGGGTCTGTAA
- a CDS encoding cell division protein PerM — MDEETYTAAQRDTVLVRTGAPAKPARKRQRPVSVLTAAVVTSGWAALISFAPVIVLVAAGWLLDGSSAASVTATVRFAAVAWLLGHGVPAQAGDVTISLAPLALTGLILYRLVRAGAHTARGIGLGSSITDAPTDPREVARLLAPVIGAVAGVYAVIGGLTAAVASTSGLTVSPLRAALTTGLLAAVTAGGGALAESGLFGGVWRRVPRQSQHALRTAVVGVLLLFGTGAAAAGVVTAVTGGAAGGMFRSYSTGVAGQAGLTVLCLVYAPTVAIWAVSYLVGPGFAFGVDTVVSPLRVELGALPGFPILSGLPDQPVSWVGGLAVLLPLLATALAGALLARRSELRTPRLAKAAMLAGVPAAVICAVLAFAASGSLGAERLTEIGPSWWRFGLFGGLAVAIGAPLGAVGYRLLRSLRRR; from the coding sequence ATGGACGAGGAGACCTATACCGCCGCGCAGCGCGACACGGTGCTGGTCCGCACGGGTGCCCCCGCGAAGCCGGCCCGGAAGCGGCAGCGGCCGGTCTCCGTGCTCACCGCGGCCGTCGTGACCAGCGGCTGGGCGGCGCTGATCTCGTTCGCGCCCGTGATCGTGCTGGTGGCGGCCGGCTGGCTGCTCGACGGGAGCAGCGCGGCGTCGGTGACCGCGACCGTCCGGTTCGCCGCGGTGGCCTGGCTGCTCGGCCACGGGGTGCCGGCCCAGGCCGGGGACGTCACGATCAGCCTCGCCCCGCTCGCCCTGACCGGCCTGATCCTCTACCGCCTGGTCCGGGCCGGCGCGCACACCGCGCGGGGCATCGGCCTCGGATCGTCCATCACGGATGCCCCGACCGATCCGCGCGAGGTCGCCCGGCTGCTCGCACCGGTGATCGGAGCGGTCGCGGGGGTGTACGCGGTGATCGGCGGCCTGACCGCCGCCGTCGCGAGTACCAGTGGACTGACCGTCTCCCCGTTGCGCGCGGCGCTCACCACCGGCCTGCTCGCCGCGGTGACGGCCGGCGGCGGGGCGCTCGCGGAGTCCGGGCTGTTCGGCGGGGTGTGGCGGCGGGTGCCGCGCCAGTCCCAGCACGCGCTGCGGACCGCCGTCGTCGGGGTGCTGCTCCTGTTCGGGACGGGCGCGGCTGCGGCCGGGGTGGTCACCGCCGTCACCGGGGGCGCGGCGGGCGGCATGTTCCGGTCGTACTCGACCGGGGTCGCCGGGCAGGCCGGCCTCACGGTGCTGTGCCTGGTGTACGCGCCGACGGTCGCGATCTGGGCCGTCAGCTACCTGGTCGGCCCCGGGTTCGCGTTCGGGGTGGACACCGTGGTCAGTCCGCTGCGGGTCGAGCTCGGCGCGCTGCCCGGCTTCCCGATCCTGTCCGGCCTGCCCGATCAGCCGGTGAGCTGGGTCGGCGGGCTGGCCGTGCTCCTTCCGCTGCTCGCGACGGCGTTGGCGGGGGCGCTGCTGGCGCGGCGCTCGGAGCTGCGTACCCCGCGGTTGGCGAAGGCGGCGATGCTGGCCGGCGTGCCGGCGGCCGTGATCTGCGCCGTGCTCGCGTTCGCGGCCAGCGGCTCACTGGGTGCTGAGCGGTTGACGGAGATCGGGCCGAGCTGGTGGAGGTTCGGGCTGTTCGGCGGGCTGGCCGTCGCGATCGGCGCACCGCTGGGCGCGGTGGGCTACCGGCTGCTGCGGTCGTTGCGCCGGCGGTAG
- a CDS encoding DUF4190 domain-containing protein: MTMPPPPPPGGPDDYPETPRPPDDVPSIVPPPTVPPPLGADPANTPPPPPPYGTVPPAPPPGTYGTPGAYGSPQPGAYPPGTYGSSPSGMPPPSRDDIPPPPPPGGVPQGYSYPPPPGMPPPGAPGGGMPPTMPPYGAAPVEGPKPKGNIYGILALSFGIASIVLSWCCGLGILAGIPAVVTGVIGMRKAQSGEATNKTLAMVGLILGVVGILIGIVFCATFDWSGNFDKYTNSNTY, translated from the coding sequence ATGACGATGCCACCGCCGCCCCCTCCGGGCGGGCCCGACGACTACCCGGAGACGCCCCGACCGCCGGACGACGTGCCCTCGATCGTCCCGCCGCCGACCGTGCCACCGCCACTGGGGGCCGATCCCGCGAACACGCCGCCGCCACCGCCGCCCTACGGCACGGTGCCCCCGGCCCCGCCGCCCGGCACGTACGGGACCCCGGGCGCCTACGGCTCCCCGCAGCCCGGTGCCTATCCCCCTGGCACCTACGGCTCCTCCCCGAGCGGCATGCCCCCACCGTCCCGTGACGACATCCCGCCGCCACCGCCCCCGGGCGGCGTGCCGCAGGGCTACAGCTACCCGCCGCCGCCCGGCATGCCACCACCCGGCGCACCCGGCGGAGGCATGCCCCCGACGATGCCGCCCTACGGCGCGGCACCGGTCGAGGGGCCCAAGCCGAAGGGCAACATCTACGGCATCCTCGCGCTGAGTTTCGGGATCGCCTCGATCGTGCTGTCCTGGTGCTGCGGGCTCGGCATCCTCGCCGGTATCCCGGCGGTCGTCACCGGCGTGATCGGGATGCGCAAGGCCCAGTCCGGCGAGGCCACCAACAAGACCCTGGCGATGGTCGGCCTGATCCTGGGCGTTGTCGGCATCCTGATCGGCATCGTGTTCTGCGCGACGTTCGACTGGAGCGGCAACTTCGACAAGTACACCAACTCCAACACCTACTAG
- a CDS encoding CD225/dispanin family protein produces MGYPNQDPNQPPYGQQPQQPPYGQQPQYGQPQPGYGQDPYAAQQQPQYGQPYGQPAYGQPAPTGEIKNHMVWSILTIFLFWPLAIPAIMNAAKVNGFLATGDYASAQQASEGAKKWAKIATIVGGCLYGLYAICCIGSLVLNAGSSTTY; encoded by the coding sequence ATGGGTTACCCCAACCAGGACCCGAACCAGCCGCCGTACGGCCAGCAGCCGCAGCAGCCCCCGTACGGCCAGCAGCCGCAGTACGGCCAGCCGCAGCCCGGGTACGGGCAGGACCCGTACGCCGCGCAGCAGCAGCCGCAGTACGGCCAGCCCTACGGCCAGCCCGCCTACGGCCAGCCCGCGCCGACCGGCGAGATCAAGAACCACATGGTGTGGTCGATCCTGACCATCTTCCTGTTCTGGCCGCTGGCGATCCCGGCGATCATGAACGCGGCGAAGGTCAACGGCTTCCTGGCCACCGGCGACTACGCCAGTGCCCAGCAGGCGTCCGAGGGCGCGAAGAAGTGGGCCAAGATCGCCACGATCGTGGGCGGCTGCCTCTACGGCCTCTACGCGATCTGCTGCATCGGCAGCCTCGTTCTCAACGCTGGCAGCTCGACCACGTACTAA
- a CDS encoding CD225/dispanin family protein has protein sequence MQPNQPPQIDNNMTMSIVSIFLFWPLAIPAIINASKVNGFLAAGDYASAQQAATDSKKWSKLAIIIGLVWIGIWLICCIFGSGMSMLSGSTS, from the coding sequence ATGCAGCCGAACCAGCCCCCGCAGATCGACAACAACATGACCATGTCGATCGTCTCGATCTTCCTGTTCTGGCCGCTGGCGATTCCGGCGATCATCAACGCCTCGAAGGTCAACGGCTTCCTGGCGGCGGGTGACTACGCCAGCGCGCAGCAGGCCGCCACCGACTCGAAGAAGTGGTCGAAGCTCGCGATCATCATCGGTCTGGTCTGGATCGGCATCTGGCTGATCTGCTGCATCTTCGGGAGCGGCATGAGCATGCTCTCGGGCTCGACCAGCTAA
- the purN gene encoding phosphoribosylglycinamide formyltransferase — MSPARSPAVAARLVLLLSGTGSNLAAMIEACDNPAYGARIVAVGADRPGAKGLEIAAAAGIPTFVEVVKNHPTREDWDAALTGHVAGYEPDLVISVGFLKLVGRSFLERFGDRYINTHNALLPAFPGIHGPRDALEYGVRLAGATLFFVDSGVDTGPIIAQVAVPVELDDTEDTLTERIKVAERAQLVEYVGRLVREGWTISGRKVYIP, encoded by the coding sequence GTGTCACCTGCGAGGAGTCCTGCTGTGGCCGCCCGTCTCGTCCTCCTGCTGTCCGGAACAGGCAGCAACCTGGCCGCCATGATAGAGGCCTGCGACAACCCCGCGTACGGTGCGCGGATCGTCGCTGTCGGTGCCGACCGTCCCGGGGCCAAGGGGCTGGAGATCGCCGCCGCCGCCGGTATCCCCACCTTCGTCGAGGTCGTGAAGAACCACCCGACCCGCGAGGACTGGGACGCCGCCCTGACCGGCCACGTCGCCGGGTACGAGCCGGACCTCGTCATCTCCGTCGGCTTCCTCAAGCTCGTCGGCAGGTCCTTCCTGGAGCGCTTCGGCGACCGCTACATCAACACGCACAACGCGCTGCTGCCGGCCTTCCCCGGCATCCACGGCCCGCGCGACGCGCTCGAGTACGGCGTCCGGCTGGCCGGCGCGACACTGTTCTTCGTCGACTCCGGCGTCGACACCGGGCCGATCATCGCCCAGGTCGCCGTGCCGGTCGAGCTCGACGACACCGAGGACACCCTCACCGAGCGGATCAAGGTCGCCGAGAGGGCGCAGCTCGTTGAGTACGTAGGAAGGCTGGTCCGCGAAGGCTGGACCATCTCAGGCAGAAAGGTGTACATCCCGTGA
- the purH gene encoding bifunctional phosphoribosylaminoimidazolecarboxamide formyltransferase/IMP cyclohydrolase, whose product MRQPIRRALISVYDKTGLTELAQALGAAGVEIVSTGSTANTIEAAGVAVTRVEELTGFPECLDGRVKTLHPKVHAGLLADRRLPSHVQQLEDLKIEAFDLLVSNLYPFAQTVASGASPDECIEQIDIGGPAMVRSSAKNHANVAVVTSPAFYPRLIEAVAAGGLTLVERQQLAVEAFRHTASYDVAVASWMGSVVAPPTDTAFPAWIGGTWDRLAVLRYGENPHQHAALYSHGDGGLANAEQLAGKEMSYNNYLDTDAAWRAANDHAAPCVAIIKHQNPCGIAVADDVATAHALANACDPMSAFGGVIAVNRPVTEAMARQVADVFTEVIVAPAFDDAALELLKARKTLRILVIDGTPAAPVESRPISGGVLLQVADRIDAPGDSPENWTLATGAPADAETLKDLEFAWRAVRAVKSNAILLAKGGATVGVGMGQVNRVDSAKLAVTRAGDRAAGSAAASDAFFPFPDGLQVLLDAGITAVVQPGGSKNDPAVIAAAEAAGITLYLTGTRHFFH is encoded by the coding sequence GTGAGGCAGCCGATCCGTCGGGCACTCATCTCCGTCTACGACAAGACCGGCCTCACCGAGCTGGCCCAGGCGCTGGGCGCGGCGGGCGTCGAGATCGTCTCGACCGGTTCGACGGCGAACACGATCGAGGCGGCAGGGGTCGCCGTGACCCGGGTCGAGGAGCTGACCGGCTTCCCCGAGTGCCTCGACGGCCGGGTGAAGACCCTGCACCCGAAGGTGCACGCCGGCCTGCTCGCCGACCGGCGGCTGCCGTCGCACGTCCAGCAGCTCGAGGACCTCAAGATCGAGGCCTTTGACCTTCTGGTCAGCAACCTGTACCCGTTCGCGCAGACCGTGGCCTCCGGCGCGAGCCCGGACGAGTGCATCGAGCAGATCGACATCGGCGGCCCGGCGATGGTCCGCAGCTCGGCGAAGAACCACGCGAACGTGGCCGTCGTGACCTCCCCGGCCTTCTACCCGCGGCTCATCGAGGCCGTGGCCGCCGGCGGGCTCACCCTGGTCGAGCGCCAGCAGCTCGCCGTCGAGGCGTTCCGGCACACCGCGTCCTACGACGTGGCCGTCGCCTCCTGGATGGGCAGCGTCGTCGCCCCGCCGACCGACACCGCGTTCCCGGCCTGGATCGGCGGGACCTGGGACCGCCTGGCCGTCCTCCGCTACGGCGAGAACCCGCACCAGCACGCCGCCCTCTACTCGCACGGCGACGGCGGCCTCGCCAACGCCGAGCAGTTGGCCGGCAAGGAGATGTCCTACAACAACTACCTGGACACCGACGCCGCCTGGCGGGCGGCGAACGACCACGCCGCGCCGTGCGTCGCGATCATCAAGCACCAGAACCCGTGCGGGATCGCGGTCGCCGACGACGTGGCCACCGCGCACGCGCTGGCCAACGCGTGCGACCCGATGAGCGCGTTCGGCGGCGTGATCGCCGTGAACCGCCCGGTCACCGAGGCGATGGCCCGGCAGGTCGCCGACGTGTTCACCGAGGTCATCGTGGCCCCGGCGTTCGACGACGCGGCCCTGGAGCTGCTGAAGGCCCGCAAGACGCTGCGGATCCTCGTGATCGACGGGACCCCGGCAGCGCCGGTGGAGTCCCGGCCGATCTCCGGCGGGGTGCTGTTGCAGGTCGCCGACCGGATCGACGCCCCGGGCGACTCCCCGGAGAACTGGACCCTGGCCACCGGTGCGCCGGCCGACGCCGAGACCCTCAAGGATCTCGAGTTCGCCTGGCGGGCCGTGCGGGCCGTCAAGTCCAACGCGATCCTGCTCGCCAAGGGCGGCGCGACCGTCGGCGTCGGGATGGGCCAGGTCAACCGGGTCGACTCGGCGAAGCTGGCCGTCACCCGGGCCGGTGACCGGGCCGCCGGTTCCGCCGCGGCCTCCGACGCGTTCTTCCCGTTCCCGGACGGCCTGCAGGTGCTGCTCGACGCCGGGATCACGGCCGTCGTGCAGCCGGGCGGCTCGAAGAACGACCCCGCGGTGATCGCCGCGGCCGAGGCAGCGGGGATCACCCTCTATCTCACGGGGACCCGGCACTTCTTCCACTAA
- a CDS encoding Na+/H+ antiporter, protein MEELLLIVGLVATVVATTALARRLGVLSPIMLLVVGIVISFVPGLLDIKLAPEMVLVGILPPLLYVAAVETSVPDFLRNLRPILMLAVGHALFIAAAVGFTLHWIVPEVPLPAAFALGAIVAPPDAVAATSLASRIGLPRQTVTILEGESLVNDATALVTLRVAVAAATGQALSGLDITRTATVAVLGGLAVGFVGAYLISFLHRRITNPILDNSLSLLTPFLVFIPAEKVHASGVVAVVVTGLVVGHRWPTLMSAASRLQMEAFWRMVRFLLEGSVFLLVGLQLRLIIERLNTPVGVVVEATVAVVAVVIAGRFLWVYAGTYLSRLLPRVRHRTPMPSFSVLAVLSWAGMRGVVTLAAALSLPALTSATGDDYNPLLTWLAFAVIVVTLLLQGLTLPPLARRLKLPRDDPRADALAEAGVQHEAGKAALDRLYALSESAPVHVIERLRGVVDYRTNMAWERLGNSDGETPSQAYSRLRRQMLDAEREVFRIARDQGRVPEEVLRAAQRDMDLEESLLERRHDE, encoded by the coding sequence GTGGAAGAGCTGCTCCTGATCGTCGGGCTGGTCGCGACCGTCGTCGCGACCACCGCCCTGGCCCGACGGCTCGGGGTGCTCTCGCCGATCATGCTGCTCGTGGTCGGCATCGTGATCTCGTTCGTGCCGGGGCTGCTGGACATCAAGCTGGCCCCGGAGATGGTGCTCGTCGGCATCCTGCCGCCCCTGCTGTACGTGGCGGCGGTCGAGACCTCGGTGCCGGACTTCCTCCGGAACCTGCGCCCGATCCTGATGCTCGCGGTCGGGCACGCGCTGTTCATCGCCGCCGCGGTGGGCTTCACCCTGCACTGGATCGTGCCGGAGGTGCCGCTCCCCGCGGCGTTCGCGTTGGGGGCGATCGTCGCCCCGCCCGACGCGGTGGCCGCCACGTCGCTGGCCAGCCGGATCGGCCTGCCCCGGCAGACCGTGACGATCCTGGAGGGCGAGAGCCTGGTCAACGACGCGACGGCCCTGGTCACGCTGCGGGTCGCCGTCGCGGCGGCCACCGGACAGGCGCTGTCCGGGCTCGACATCACCCGGACGGCCACGGTCGCGGTGCTGGGCGGCCTGGCCGTGGGGTTCGTCGGGGCGTACCTGATCAGTTTTCTGCACCGCAGGATCACCAACCCGATCCTGGACAACTCGCTGTCGCTGCTCACCCCGTTCCTGGTCTTCATCCCGGCGGAGAAGGTGCACGCCTCCGGTGTCGTCGCGGTCGTCGTCACCGGCCTGGTCGTCGGGCACCGCTGGCCCACTCTGATGTCCGCGGCGTCCCGGTTGCAGATGGAGGCCTTCTGGCGGATGGTCCGCTTCCTGCTGGAGGGCTCCGTCTTCCTGCTCGTCGGCCTCCAGCTGCGCCTGATCATCGAGCGGCTGAACACCCCGGTCGGGGTGGTGGTCGAGGCCACCGTCGCGGTCGTCGCGGTCGTGATCGCCGGCAGGTTCCTCTGGGTGTACGCCGGCACCTACCTCAGCCGCCTGCTGCCCCGGGTGCGCCACCGCACCCCGATGCCCAGCTTCTCGGTGCTCGCCGTGCTGTCCTGGGCCGGCATGCGCGGCGTCGTCACGCTCGCCGCCGCGCTGAGCCTTCCGGCGCTGACCTCCGCGACCGGGGACGACTACAACCCGCTGCTGACGTGGCTGGCGTTCGCGGTGATCGTGGTGACGCTGTTGTTGCAGGGGCTGACCCTGCCGCCCCTGGCCCGGCGGCTCAAGCTGCCCCGCGACGATCCGCGCGCCGACGCGCTGGCCGAGGCCGGGGTGCAGCACGAGGCGGGCAAGGCGGCCCTCGACCGGCTGTACGCGCTGTCGGAAAGCGCCCCGGTGCACGTCATCGAGCGGCTGCGCGGGGTCGTCGACTACCGGACGAACATGGCCTGGGAGCGGCTCGGCAACTCCGATGGCGAGACCCCGAGCCAGGCGTACTCGCGGCTGCGCCGTCAGATGCTCGACGCCGAGCGGGAGGTGTTCCGGATCGCCCGGGACCAGGGCAGGGTCCCCGAGGAGGTCCTGCGCGCCGCCCAGCGCGACATGGACCTCGAAGAGTCACTCCTCGAACGGAGACATGATGAATAG
- a CDS encoding UBP-type zinc finger domain-containing protein, whose amino-acid sequence MMNSCPHLAALGEPMPLAVDFCEECVAVGNSDWVHLRQCMECGHVACCDSSPYRHATAHYQGTGHPVMRSAQPGETWRWCYKDEVLG is encoded by the coding sequence ATGATGAATAGCTGCCCGCACCTGGCCGCCCTGGGCGAGCCGATGCCGCTCGCGGTCGACTTCTGCGAGGAGTGCGTCGCGGTCGGCAATTCCGACTGGGTGCACCTGCGCCAGTGCATGGAGTGTGGGCACGTCGCGTGCTGCGACTCCTCGCCGTACCGGCACGCGACGGCGCACTACCAGGGCACCGGCCACCCCGTGATGCGGTCGGCGCAGCCTGGCGAGACCTGGCGCTGGTGCTACAAGGACGAGGTGCTGGGGTAG
- a CDS encoding DNA glycosylase AlkZ-like family protein: protein MDKLRAWWSARQGLDGSLAGATPAAVLERSGWARSVGGVSPYLTLFSRAGISRPDADAAADRREVYELPCVRGCTYVVPAADFALARYLGRHGGEAELKVLGRLGVDRAEVDRLCERVLDALAGGPLDPAELRDRLGGAVRSLGDEGRKRGSSTTLPAALGLLQAEGRILRMPLNGRLDTQRYAYTLWSAPVFDGDEADARRELARRYWTWTGAATMAQFREFSLFAVRDLKTVAAELGLVALDGDLLALPELAGEYAVFTRPRKPDYRLVGSIDSLALHRRDAASLIEPADQVALGDQGGLGEVTHNLIVDRGRVVGLWQFDPDAGELVWWAFGAKPDAALRAAVADTERYVRDDLGDARTFSLDSPKSRAPRLAFLRSKA from the coding sequence GTGGACAAGCTGCGCGCGTGGTGGTCGGCCCGGCAGGGCCTGGACGGTTCGCTGGCCGGGGCCACCCCGGCGGCGGTGCTGGAGCGTTCCGGCTGGGCGCGCTCGGTCGGCGGCGTGAGCCCCTATCTGACCCTGTTCTCCCGGGCCGGGATCTCCCGCCCCGACGCGGACGCCGCCGCCGACCGGCGGGAGGTCTACGAGCTGCCGTGCGTGCGGGGCTGCACGTACGTCGTGCCGGCCGCCGACTTCGCCCTGGCCAGGTACCTGGGCCGGCACGGCGGCGAGGCGGAGCTGAAGGTGCTCGGCCGGCTCGGCGTGGACCGGGCCGAGGTCGACAGGCTCTGCGAGCGGGTGCTCGACGCGCTGGCCGGCGGTCCGCTGGACCCCGCGGAGCTGCGCGACCGGTTGGGCGGGGCGGTGCGCAGCCTCGGGGACGAGGGCCGGAAGAGGGGCTCGTCCACGACTCTCCCGGCGGCGCTGGGCCTGTTGCAGGCGGAGGGCCGGATCCTCAGGATGCCGCTGAACGGGCGGTTGGACACCCAGCGGTACGCGTACACGCTGTGGTCCGCGCCGGTCTTCGACGGGGACGAAGCGGACGCGCGTCGGGAGCTGGCCCGGCGGTACTGGACCTGGACCGGGGCGGCCACGATGGCCCAGTTCCGGGAGTTCAGCCTGTTCGCGGTGCGCGACCTGAAGACGGTCGCCGCCGAGCTGGGGCTCGTGGCCCTGGACGGGGATCTGCTGGCGTTGCCGGAGCTGGCCGGGGAGTACGCGGTGTTCACCCGCCCGAGGAAGCCGGACTACCGGCTGGTGGGGAGCATCGACTCGCTCGCGCTGCACCGGCGGGACGCCGCGAGCCTGATCGAGCCGGCGGACCAGGTCGCGCTGGGCGACCAGGGCGGTCTGGGGGAGGTCACCCACAACCTGATCGTGGACCGGGGGCGGGTGGTCGGGCTCTGGCAGTTCGACCCGGACGCCGGTGAGCTGGTGTGGTGGGCGTTCGGGGCGAAGCCGGACGCGGCGCTGCGCGCGGCCGTGGCGGACACCGAGCGCTACGTCCGTGACGACCTGGGCGACGCGCGGACGTTCAGCCTGGACAGCCCGAAGTCCCGGGCGCCCAGGCTGGCGTTCCTGCGCTCGAAGGCCTAA